The segment aattttatgtgtatatCTTTGACCTGTGATTGATATGACTGTACATGTATGAATATCTCTGTACATTTATCTGTTGAAGCATTTTATCTTAGGGAATAACATAATGCCTACTTTTTGAATTTAGATTATGCAACTGGATAAATTAATACATGTTTCAATTGATAAAATTTTCTTAGGCTATAATCTCACCTCCATCAGGAATTCCATAAATCCTATTGTAAGTACTATGTGAAAATGAAATCAGAAGAAAAGGCAATTGTTGGTTACTGGATTTTTGAGTTCTTATTCAAAGTGACTATGTATAGTCAATGAATTTTAAGAGTTCTTCCTAAATTGCTATTGTAGCTGTAGACATCTTGAGGACAATGGTTAGTGTAGCTAAATGATGGTATTTTCAGGTTCTGTCAGAATGTTCACTTATAAATACCCTACAGAAGATCAGGGTAGCATGAAAACATAGTAGATTATTTGGagcaatgagaaaaaaagagttaaagtTATATATAAATCACTATTAGTGATAGAcatatatgttaaaatttattaGAGGTCAGGTAGTTACAGTATTGTTAAAGTTTATGGCTTAGTATGGAAAATTACGGCACCTCACCGTTCCCAAAGTACTTATGAGCCTTGACCATCAATGCTACTAAATCACCTCTAGTCTGTTCCCTCCCTTCCAGTAAGCAGTTTTGTGTTCCTGTGGCAAGAGTTTGTCATGGTCCAGCACTGTCAATTCATTTGTTTAGTGAAAcctactccacagatgagtgagatcatctggtacttatcctctctctgacttattttacttaacatcaCACCCTCCAGTTCTGTCTATGTTACAGTGAACTGCATGATTCATCTTTTATTACtgctacataatattccaagtGATATTTTGAATGCGATTTAATTCCCTGTTTGAGTGTATTCAAGGTTAtgaatttgtgatttttaaatagagattatcttctatttccttttttgcctgtgagaaatataaaataaacatttaaaactcCCCTCTCTGTAGGTCCTTATTTTTTCAGATCTTGCTCTCTGTTTTTCTCATCATTtccatttcctttaaaatagaCACATAGTCTAGATACATTAAATTCTATTAAGCTCTACATGAACCATACATTTCATGTCTATAATTGATCCTAATATATTTCTactcttcaattttctttttactttttggatcacacctggcgatgcacaggggttactcctggctctgcactcaggaattaccccttgcagtgctcaggggaccatgagatgggatgctgggaatagaacccaggtcggctgtgtgcaaggcaaataccctacccgctttgctattgctcaaACCCACTGTtcaattttcttatataaaatgtCAATAATAACACTTCTTGTGATAAAGTAGAACTAAGTTGATATGTCAGTTCTACTAAGGTATCACTTATtcaatagcactgttgcactgtcgtcccattgttcactgatttgctagagcaggcaccaataatgtctacattgtgagacttgttgttactgtgtttggcatatcgaatacaccacgggtagcttgtcagggtctgccacatgggtgggatactctcggtggcttaccaggctctccaagaggagtgaggaatcgaacctgggtcggcctcatgcaaggcaaacaccctacctgctgtgctatcgctccaacccaattATGCAATAGATAAAGCAGAGCTGaaacttatttgtttttgggctacacccagcagtgtttagggcttactcctagctcctaACTTGTCCAATAGTTAACTTAGTTAACTCCTAACTTATCCAATAGTTAAATCAGAGCTAAaactttttgtatgtttttgggctacacccagcagtgtttagggcttactcctagctctgcactcagggatcaaactcaggtctggcCAATTATAAGGTAAACAAGCTACcaatgctctggccccagggctaAAACTCTTCCCATGATGGACTACCTCAACTCTGTTTTATTGGAATTCCCTCTCACCTTTTGTGTTGGTTTTGTGGGGTTATAAGGGATCAAAATGCAGGGCACAGCATTGTCTGGGCACTGCTTATACTACTACTTCTCACTCCTGaagatactttataaaaattgctCAATGCTTTCTCATGACAGGAGATAAGTTCTGATAAAGGATGGAACAGAACAATGGGAGTTCTTTCACTGGATATATCCTACTAGGGTACTGTGACAGGCCTCAACTGGAGCTCGTCCTTTTTGTGGTTCTTTTAATACTTTATATCTTCACACTGCTCGGGAACACCACCATCATTACATTGTCCTACCTGGACCCAAATCTCCACACCCCAATGTACTTTTTCCTCTCTAACTTAAGCTTTTTAGACTTGTGTTATACTACCAGCTCTGTCCCTCAGTTTCTGTATAATCTCAGTGGACCTGATAAATCTATCTCTTATGCTGGTTGTGTTGCTcagtttttcatctttttagGGTTGGGATGCACAGAATGCATACTCTTAGGggtcatggcctatgaccgctatgccGCTGTGTGCAGGCCTCTCCACTACACTGTCATCATGCATTCTCGTCTGTGTGCCCTGATGGCTTCTGCTTCATGGATCTTTGGTTTTTCCAACTCCTTGGTGCAGACGGTGCTCATATTCCTTTTACCAGTATGTGGGAGGAACAAAATAGACCATTTCCTTTGTGAGATTCCTGCACTGATCAAGATCATCTGCGTCGACACCAGTAGCACAGAGTCTGAGATCTTCGTTGCCAGTGTTATTACTGTTCTCATACCTATTTCATTAATAATATTCTCCTATAGTAAGATCGTGAGCGCCATCTTAAGAATTAAGTCTGCCGCGGGAAAGCGCAAAGCCTTTGGGACCTGTGGCTCCCACTTCATCGTGGTCTCCCTGTTCTATGGCACAGCCATCTTCGCCTATATCCAGCCCAGCAACAACTACTCTCAGGATAAGGGCAAGTTCACGTCTCTCCTTTATGGCATTTTTATCCCCATGATGAACCCTGTCATCTATACACTGCGGAACAAGGATGTGAAGGGAGCAATGACAAAAACCCTTCGGAAGATTCATCGCTTGATGTGTGTATGAGAAAGACACTCAATGGAAGGATTTTTGAATGCTAGAGTCTCTAAGATGTGTTTACCTTCATATATGCTACCAAAATTACCCTAagaatttttgttggaattttcttttgctgttacATAAAAATCAGAGTTGGCAAATGTAAGGTCATGGATTTCTTTCAATTTCTAGAGTGGCTGGGAACCTCTTCCCAtagcattacattttatttatgattttaaactGCCGTAcagatttatttatctttatatatgaTGATCCCCATTTGGGAtcattatttaatttgatttgcAAAAAGGCTGTAAAAAGCATGTTTAAACTAGGGTATGGACCATTAAAATGCCGTATTGAATATTAGCATTTTAGCATTTATTCGTGGCTGTTTTATAAAGTAAGTGTTGACTGTTTTTGAGTCTTTTCTCCGAATTAGTTGAATGTCttaatgaaaatacaaaaaataagctCAAGACAAAACGTTCTCCAGTGGATGTTAATAAAGTCATTTTGAAATGATCTATCTTTGACCTTCTCTTCATAATAACCATATATCAGATTACTAATTTCTCAAGCTATGCATGTGAATCACTATGTGAAGAAATCTTGTTGCCAGTGACAATGGTACCTTAAGTCGTAATAGCAAAGGGAATGGatttttttgcttgttctttGACATATTTGTACATTGCTAGAGAAAGAGGTATTTAATTATTGGTTACTTTACATTGTGAGCcatattcttcttcttcccttttaaaatgattttctagAGTGGAACTACAGAGCcatgggttcagtcccaggcaccgaAGACACAACTCCCTTAGCACCctagggagtggcccctgagcactacttaatGTTGTCTtggaatgaaaggaaaaaaatcttatgagCACACTATTGTGGCTGAATGACCCAAGTCTTCTCATAGTTTACACAATTTCCAAAAGTAatgtaataaacatttaaaaactaattttagagctggagtgatagtacaatgggctggacacttgccttgcatgtggctgacctaaattcaatccctggcacaccatatggtcccttgaactcacaaggagcgattcctgagtgcagaacaggaagGAGTCAGCACTGCCACATATTATCTGATGTTTATTTAGATtcaccaaaaaaaattgaaaggataGATAAAATGAAAGGAAGACTGTAAAAAActgcacgccgaggggcgtgtgcactctcgggctctccgggcagttctgtctcaccacccgcgttcagtgctctggaacagctgtgtatgggctggatcgagaCGGCcggtggccaaggacaggcgaaggaagatcgaggaccaagttggttgctgattagttaccgtttattcaatcttccatctttctcatctcccgcactcccagctcccacctctctctctggatctgctccagcctctctcacttctctagtctctcctcctacttctctctccccccttgccctctaggctacacccagccaggtagcaaaatcaacataagaaagcccttcctgagggcagggcattccaaagcccttcctgactcttaagggttttttttcttttccttagtccaaacacttatcaacatcttaatactagttatttttgtatggacatagcaagagatacattgaggcttgcaaggcagctctcctggcaacatcttgccacatgctcagaccacagcactcggccagattaatcactcctaaccctagcagggtccaaatttagttatcactgtttggatcatgacaacatttatccatgatcaagct is part of the Sorex araneus isolate mSorAra2 chromosome 2, mSorAra2.pri, whole genome shotgun sequence genome and harbors:
- the LOC129402495 gene encoding putative olfactory receptor 2B8; protein product: MEQNNGSSFTGYILLGYCDRPQLELVLFVVLLILYIFTLLGNTTIITLSYLDPNLHTPMYFFLSNLSFLDLCYTTSSVPQFLYNLSGPDKSISYAGCVAQFFIFLGLGCTECILLGVMAYDRYAAVCRPLHYTVIMHSRLCALMASASWIFGFSNSLVQTVLIFLLPVCGRNKIDHFLCEIPALIKIICVDTSSTESEIFVASVITVLIPISLIIFSYSKIVSAILRIKSAAGKRKAFGTCGSHFIVVSLFYGTAIFAYIQPSNNYSQDKGKFTSLLYGIFIPMMNPVIYTLRNKDVKGAMTKTLRKIHRLMCV